One Negativicutes bacterium genomic window carries:
- a CDS encoding isoprenyl transferase, producing MWKKFFGKNTKKNQTKNSNNIDVGKIPQHIAIIMDGNGRWAQNKGLMRTFGHRAGVGVLKDIVKTASDIGVKHLTVYAFSTENWKRPQDEVDFLMNLFSEYIDKEIDELETNNIVIRFIGEIEKLSTKLQDKFEFAQSRTAKNTGCVLNIAVNYGSRAEIVRAVKIIGNDLKNDKITVDEIDESLISSCLYTKGQPDPDLVIRPSGDIRISNFLLWQIAYAEFWFTDINWPDFKP from the coding sequence GCAAAAATACTAAAAAAAACCAAACTAAAAACTCTAATAACATTGATGTTGGTAAAATTCCGCAGCATATCGCTATTATTATGGATGGTAATGGTCGCTGGGCACAAAATAAAGGGTTGATGAGAACTTTTGGACATAGAGCAGGAGTTGGAGTTTTAAAGGATATTGTGAAAACAGCTTCTGATATTGGGGTGAAACATTTAACGGTCTATGCCTTTTCTACAGAAAATTGGAAAAGACCACAAGATGAAGTTGATTTTTTAATGAATCTATTTTCAGAGTATATTGATAAAGAAATTGACGAACTAGAAACTAATAATATTGTAATAAGATTTATTGGTGAAATTGAGAAACTTTCAACCAAATTACAAGATAAATTTGAATTCGCTCAGTCGCGTACAGCAAAAAATACTGGTTGTGTTTTAAATATCGCAGTTAATTATGGTAGTAGAGCAGAAATTGTACGGGCTGTTAAAATAATTGGTAATGACCTTAAAAATGATAAAATTACAGTGGACGAAATTGATGAATCTTTAATAAGTTCTTGTTTATACACTAAAGGACAACCTGATCCTGATTTAGTAATAAGACCAAGTGGCGATATTAGAATCAGTAATTTTTTATTATGGCAGATAGCTTATGCGGAGTTTTGGTTCACTGATATTAATTGGCCGGACTTTAAACCGG